The genomic segment TTCACATTGAAGAAAATGTTCAGGCTGGCTATACCTAAATGAAACAAGGGACCATATAAGGCCTATAAGGCTTGAATAAGTGTTGGGGTTCCTTATAAGTTTCCTCCAAACCATGATAAGTATGAGCCTAGTCATGACACTTGCAGGAGGCATTTGTGTTTTCTTCTCTAATATTCCTTCATCAACTTTCTTATGGCATGAATATGGAGAAATGCTGCTCGGAAACTTAGTGACGTCCTCGATCTTGATCTCTTTGTGATCATCTGCACTGCTCATCTTCCCTGCAGGGCTTCCATTTTCTATCAGAAACAATGATTAATCATGCACACAATAGAATAATAAAATGTACAGAAAAAGGGGCTCCTACGATTTCAAAAACTTAACAAAAAGATTTTGCCACCCTAACCTCCAAATCCTGGTTCTACCAGTGATGTAACATGATCAATGGTTGAAAGTTCATTTGAAGCAGCTTTGTTAACAGCGTTCTTCATATTCTCCTCAGACACAGGAGAAGCACTTGAGCTCCAAACAAACATATGAAGCTCCTTgctttgattggtactactacTGTTAGTGTTCTCACTTTCCTTCTTCCTTGGACCAGAAAACATAGGATTCGGAGGTGGATAAGAACACTGCAAACCTCCATCATTTAAaagatcagagttcggacccgATCTCCTCCTCCCAAGCTTCGTCATCTCCTCTTCTAAGTTCGAAGTCCTTGGTGTTGGCCCTTTCGATGACTGCCTAGAGAAAACATCGCCTACATGCCTAGGACTCGCGGTTTTATTCGAAAACATGGCGTAGAAATCCGATTGATTGAAGCTTGAAGCACGGGGAGTCGGCTGCCGGGACGATTGGACCGAGTAAATCTCCACACCGGTCAAGTTTGATGCTCTAGGTGTGATGGTTGTAGAATGCATTCCTTTGTTATAAGATGAGATCATCGATGCGGAAGCCGACCTCCGAACCACCACGTGTAACTTTCCATCATCCCCTATCTCTGCATCTGCCTGCAACGGCTCGAGCCCGTTAAGCGAAATCACATCGGATTCAACTCTAAATGAAGTTATGGAGGCAGCAGTCTCAGGGAACTGATCGGTTATCAAAAGCTTTGCTCCTCTGTACTCAAACATGAAGAGCATTAATGTGTACCAAATCACGCTTTGCATGACCACAATTTGTACCATTAAATTGCCTGAGAAATCTCCATACATTGCCCTGAGCAAAGGGATTCCCATAACGAGTGTGTTGGGGAGAGTGGAGAGCGAAAAAAGCGTGATCATCCATTCTAAGCTGCCATTTTTGCTGAAAGCATGCCAGAGAAAAAGGGCCCCAAGAATGACCACTTTCTGCAGTGAATCCGCGGCGATGAAGCGGAAATTCATGGCGTAGATATTGTTGGTGGAGATGAAGTGGAAACTGAGTAACGGGACAGCGAATACAGCGACGAAACGATTGATTCCGGAGCATTGATCCGGGGTGAAGATCTTCCACCACTTAACTGAACCGTAGGCAAGCATCATGGCTGCATATAATGGGATGATTGCGGCAAGAACATCGTAGATATCTCTTCCGGTGATCATGGTTGCGttcaacaagtttttggcagAAATTTTGAGTGCAGAGAATCTCTTGGATATGAGAGGGAAGATCAGTAAAATACAGTAGAGAAGAACAAGGATAAACAAATGTAGAGTGAAAGGCAGGCACAGATCCTAATCACATGCAAGTGAGGCAGCAAAAAAAggtttaaaatatatgtttgaGGAGGTACTGTTAtgcttgattttatttttaatttgagctCATTAATTTTTTACAATAAAGTACTAGTTAatgttttttataaaaaaaattaatgaaaattgGATCATTAATTTATTTGCAGCTTATTTTTACAAACTTTTAAACAATACAACTGATGTTAGTTTGTCCAGCTTAACTGATACACACTGTAAACAAATTAAGCACTATTGACTGAAGTATTGTGCTCTCTAAAATGCAGTATTTGACTACGAATATCCATCAGAAAACAATAATAATTTGACTAAATGATCGCGATAATCCAGCTTTGTAACTCCATCATTAAAATTTAACTCCATCGTACGGCTGAATTTTCAATCCTCATTCCTTACAAAGCCAAATGGCAAAAAGAATTTCATACGTTTTGTATCCATGATACAAGATTGACAAGAGCTAGTCACGATTTAGTGAGTCGTCGAGCCAAATTAAACATCAATCGTCGATAATTAAAGAGTTTAATTAATTGTTCCAACTATTCCCATATTTTTTTCATATCATTCTCTATGTTAATAAGCGGTGGACCAGGAATATAGTTCTACCCGTACTTACTATAATTTTCAACTCTAaaacttttaatattttaaattaatctatTCGAATTAATATCATACTaatccaaaattatacaaaattacatactaatttttttaaaaaattgggtCACCCGAGCTTTTAGCCCGGGTGTGTATCATGTGTCCACGCCACTGACGTTGAttgtttatttattgtttttttatttggtAAAATCTAGacttattttcaattattattttcctTGCTATTTAGTTCAAATCTGTTTCTATAAACGCATATGTCAATCTTGTTTTCGCACTGTATTTTTATATGTTACACCTAAAATATTATTTCACATTAATGAAACTCTAGTGGAATTCTCGCATTTGGTGAAGTTTTAAATAAAGTGTGTGGGGTCCACATAGTATAATTATaagtcaaaaacttgtgtgaaacggtctcacatgtcgtatttgtgagacgaatctcttattcgggtcatccatgaaaaagtagtACTTTTTTGCTAAgaattttactttttattgtgaatatgggtagggttgacccgtctcacagattaagatccgtgctCACATGAGATTCACTCTAATTATAATGATGACTCGAGAATTAGAGGAGTTAAAAAATtcgaattaattattttttcccTTTAATATTACACGAAACCAATCTAAAATTTGCCTCTaaaatatgataaataaattatgtTATAGTCAAAATATTTCGATTTCATTCATAATAAATTAactatttcaaaaaatataCTACATATAAAATTTCCCTACATGACGTGAGATATTAATTATCTATTCTACATGAGATGATTTATTTCCATGCGGGTCCGTGAAATTTTTATATACAAACTGACATACATATAGTTTTGTATATCTCGAGTACGTAAATCTGGCGACGTAAAACTTTGTTTAATCACCATATATATGGACAACTTGGCCAAAGTATGTATATATTAAATCACCTGGTAATCAACTAATTTGCAAAAAAGAATTCAGTCAAAATATATATTGCTTCAAACTTAACAAGCTCCGCCGGCTAAGGGCGGCAGTGCAAGTTCGAAGATGACGAATTTGGCATCATCAGTGAAAATAACACTTAAAAACAATCAAATAATCTTTAAGAAAACTTGTCCGACTTCAGACTCAGAAACCCTGTAAACCAACCAAACAATGGGATCATCCCTCAGTTGCTGTGATTCAGAAAAAGTCGACGAAGGGCACGTTCAAAAACAACTTATAATTCAATTTTATCTTGTTTTGTAATATTTATTATCTTAAGTTtcagattttaaatttttttgggattttttaGGCTGACATTCAGTGGAGGAGATAGCAATACGTGGAGAATTTTCACGTACAAAGAGCTGCATTCTGCTACAAATGGTTTCTGTGAAGATTACAAGCTCGGAGAAGGAGGCTTTGGAAGTGTGTATTGGGGCAAAACATCGGATGGACTTCAAGTAAACTTTCATATTCTTTGGATATATATTCATATAATTCATCAATAAGTACtagactttttttttaaaaaaatctcttATAATAAAGTCACATATTTAAAACCAAAAAATTGAGATTCATGTGAAAATCGCCAGTATGTGTTTCTTAAACCATATTATGTGTTCACTTCGACTTAATTTAACTGAAATCAAGAAGCTGGTGATATGTTGATTCCGATTCTACAATAGTGAGTTTTTgcaatcacaaaaaaaaaaaacaacgatTTTTGGATTTTGGCCTAAAAAATCAGTTTTATGTGTTTCTTAAACATAGATTTTGACTTAGCttctttttaattaattgaaatCCAGAAACTGGTGGGAAGTTGATCATGCTTATACAAAAGTGATTACAATAACAAATTAGTATTATAATACATTATTTATCAAACACAGCTCTAACCTCTGATTTTCAGCTTTtcaattttgttttaaaaaattactCACTTCTGATTTTTTCACACTTTTCATAGTCTATAAATTTAGTCACTTTTTAAATACAATAATCTATTGCAAACACTCCCTAATTTGATATTAGCTTATCACAACCCCCTTCTTTAATTTTGTACCGTTTAACTTCTTGTGGTAGattatataaattatttgttaAGGGCATGCAGGAAAAATTAATTCTATTTGTGTAATCACATGTGCAATCTAAGACATGTTATGCCATTGAATAAATTAAGTTAGAAATTGTATTCTATCAACTAATTTCAAATTAGATTAAtctataaaaagtaaaaatataaTTGCTCACATAATCATCAAATGATCAATTAAGCCAGTAGCATCTTGGAGATCAAAATTTCTCAATTGTTTGAGAAATTATATTGTTTTAGTATGAAAAGTTATATAATGTATTTTGAtagaaaatttaattattaggacCTTTTAATTTGGATATGAGCATCTATATTTCATTGGGATTGTAGGTAAGTTTCTATAATTTTTTCATGTACATAAAAAATGCAGATTGCAGTAAAGAAATTGAAGTCCATGAATTCAAAAGCCGAAATGGAATTCGCAGTGGAAGTTGAGGTACTTGGAAGGGTGAGACACAA from the Primulina eburnea isolate SZY01 chromosome 3, ASM2296580v1, whole genome shotgun sequence genome contains:
- the LOC140828164 gene encoding auxin efflux carrier component 2 isoform X1 → MITGRDIYDVLAAIIPLYAAMMLAYGSVKWWKIFTPDQCSGINRFVAVFAVPLLSFHFISTNNIYAMNFRFIAADSLQKVVILGALFLWHAFSKNGSLEWMITLFSLSTLPNTLVMGIPLLRAMYGDFSGNLMVQIVVMQSVIWYTLMLFMFEYRGAKLLITDQFPETAASITSFRVESDVISLNGLEPLQADAEIGDDGKLHVVVRRSASASMISSYNKGMHSTTITPRASNLTGVEIYSVQSSRQPTPRASSFNQSDFYAMFSNKTASPRHVGDVFSRQSSKGPTPRTSNLEEEMTKLGRRRSGPNSDLLNDGGLQCSYPPPNPMFSGPRKKESENTNSSSTNQSKELHMFVWSSSASPVSEENMKNAVNKAASNELSTIDHVTSLVEPGFGENGSPAGKMSSADDHKEIKIEDVTKFPSSISPYSCHKKVDEGILEKKTQMPPASVMTRLILIMVWRKLIRNPNTYSSLIGLIWSLVSFRWNIEMPSIVKGSISILSDAGLGMAMFSLGLFMALQPKVIACGRSVATFSMAVRFLTGPAVIAATSIVIGLRGVLLHVAIVQAALPQGIVPFVFAKEYNVHPDILSTAVIFGMLIALPITILYYVLLGV
- the LOC140828164 gene encoding auxin efflux carrier component 2 isoform X2 gives rise to the protein MITGRDIYDVLAAIIPLYAAMMLAYGSVKWWKIFTPDQCSGINRFVAVFAVPLLSFHFISTNNIYAMNFRFIAADSLQKVVILGALFLWHAFSKNGSLEWMITLFSLSTLPNTLVMGIPLLRAMYGDFSGNLMVQIVVMQSVIWYTLMLFMFEYRGAKLLITDQFPETAASITSFRVESDVISLNGLEPLQADAEIGDDGKLHVVVRRSASASMISSYNKGMHSTTITPRASNLTGVEIYSVQSSRQPTPRASSFNQSDFYAMFSNKTASPRHVGDVFSRQSSKGPTPRTSNLEEEMTKLGRRRSGPNSDLLNDGGLQCSYPPPNPMFSGPRKKESENTNSSSTNQSKELHMFVWSSSASPVSEENMKNAVNKAASNELSTIDHVTSLVEPGFGGKMSSADDHKEIKIEDVTKFPSSISPYSCHKKVDEGILEKKTQMPPASVMTRLILIMVWRKLIRNPNTYSSLIGLIWSLVSFRWNIEMPSIVKGSISILSDAGLGMAMFSLGLFMALQPKVIACGRSVATFSMAVRFLTGPAVIAATSIVIGLRGVLLHVAIVQAALPQGIVPFVFAKEYNVHPDILSTAVIFGMLIALPITILYYVLLGV